The proteins below are encoded in one region of Candidatus Eisenbacteria bacterium:
- a CDS encoding pyridoxine 5'-phosphate synthase, whose amino-acid sequence MIRLGVNIDHVATLRQARGGRDPEPIAAAVEAELSGADLITVHVREDRRHINDRDLRLLREIITTELNQEMALADEIVELAMEIRPDYACLVPEKRQELTTEGGLDVTAEAARVKLVTQKLKLAGIRVFPFVDPDEAQMLACSKAGVDGLELHTGRFAEVFGKEGEERELDRLADAAEMASRAGLEVHAGHGLNYRNLPVLLDAVPQVEEVNIGHAIVARAVFVGLGHAISEMRSICDMFRGE is encoded by the coding sequence ATGATCCGACTCGGCGTGAACATTGATCACGTGGCCACGCTGCGCCAGGCGCGCGGTGGGCGCGACCCCGAGCCCATCGCCGCCGCGGTGGAGGCCGAACTCTCGGGCGCGGACCTGATCACCGTCCACGTGCGCGAGGACCGCCGCCACATCAACGACCGCGACCTGCGCCTGCTGCGCGAGATCATCACCACCGAACTGAACCAGGAAATGGCGCTGGCCGACGAGATCGTGGAGCTGGCGATGGAGATCCGGCCCGACTACGCCTGCCTGGTGCCCGAGAAACGCCAGGAACTCACCACCGAGGGCGGCCTGGACGTCACCGCGGAAGCGGCGCGCGTGAAGCTGGTGACGCAGAAGCTCAAGCTGGCCGGGATCCGCGTGTTCCCCTTCGTGGACCCCGACGAGGCCCAGATGCTGGCCTGCAGCAAGGCCGGCGTGGACGGCCTGGAACTGCACACCGGCCGTTTCGCGGAGGTGTTCGGCAAGGAGGGCGAGGAGCGGGAGCTGGACCGGCTGGCCGACGCCGCCGAGATGGCCTCGCGCGCCGGCCTGGAAGTGCACGCCGGCCACGGCCTGAACTACCGCAACCTCCCGGTGCTCCTCGACGCGGTGCCGCAGGTTGAGGAAGTGAACATCGGCCACGCCATCGTGGCCCGCGCGGTGTTCGTGGGCCTGGGGCACGCGATTTCGGAGATGCGCTCGATCTGTGACATGTTCCGGGGGGAGTAG
- a CDS encoding DinB family protein, which translates to MSPEISTPHPGELSLGVLVEYSEYMRERFSMALLEMPHADFVAPLGLSWKFKDIRDLFAHLVDTEDQWIRCVLEGDDQDPPGRKAYPDAAATVRRWEDVRRHTREHLEQLDAAGLEREIVAPFHMKPRFRVKQVFMHLLIHEAHHRGQITAAMRMRGIAPPPSDLYDYLAEQLQ; encoded by the coding sequence TTGTCGCCCGAGATTTCCACGCCGCACCCCGGGGAGCTTTCGCTGGGCGTGCTGGTGGAGTACTCCGAGTACATGCGCGAGCGCTTCTCCATGGCGCTCCTGGAAATGCCCCACGCCGACTTCGTGGCCCCGCTGGGCCTGTCCTGGAAGTTCAAGGACATCCGCGATCTCTTCGCGCACCTGGTGGACACCGAGGATCAGTGGATCCGCTGCGTGCTGGAAGGCGACGACCAGGACCCGCCGGGCCGCAAGGCGTACCCGGACGCGGCCGCCACGGTGCGCCGGTGGGAGGACGTCCGCCGCCACACCCGCGAGCACCTGGAGCAGCTCGACGCGGCCGGCCTGGAGCGCGAGATCGTGGCGCCGTTCCACATGAAGCCCCGCTTCCGGGTGAAACAGGTGTTCATGCACCTGCTCATCCACGAGGCGCACCACCGCGGGCAGATCACGGCGGCCATGCGCATGCGCGGCATCGCCCCGCCCCCCTCGGACCTGTACGACTATCTCGCGGAGCAACTGCAGTGA
- a CDS encoding transcriptional repressor: MERNTSQRRAIQRVLQDAARPMGPREILDAARRHIPGLGIATVYRTIKRCVEEGTLHPVELPGEPPRYEPAGKNHHHHFRCRGCNRVYEVRGCPKNLSTLTPPGFRLEDHSVVLYGLCVECMPGG; encoded by the coding sequence GTGGAACGGAATACTTCCCAGCGCCGCGCGATCCAGCGGGTCCTTCAGGATGCCGCCAGGCCCATGGGTCCGCGCGAAATCCTGGACGCCGCCCGCCGGCACATTCCAGGCCTCGGCATCGCCACCGTCTACCGCACCATCAAGCGCTGCGTCGAAGAGGGCACCCTCCACCCGGTCGAACTGCCGGGTGAGCCGCCGCGCTACGAGCCCGCCGGCAAGAACCACCACCATCATTTCCGCTGTCGCGGCTGCAACCGGGTGTACGAGGTGCGCGGCTGCCCGAAGAACCTGTCCACGCTCACCCCGCCGGGATTCCGGTTGGAGGACCACAGCGTGGTGCTCTACGGCCTGTGCGTGGAGTGCATGCCGGGCGGTTAG
- the secD gene encoding protein translocase subunit SecD has product MRSLGNWRLLLSVSVVLASLAYLYPSFQYHYQFTDAQRRMTTDPKVNSVRDNAIHLGLDLQGGIHLVLEVDASKLGKAEAADAVDRAIEIIRNRVDQFGVAEPLIQKESGNRIVIQLPGMNDPERAKELIGQTALLEFKLVRTAPETQQALDKVDAYFRTRQALLPPSTTGKPASVDSMTTGHALTSMAQAGEKGAVFFAQVDLQRAQALVEIARRDSGLLGDTDLVWGEENDASAGITGRYLYAVKREAELTGGIVANAVPKIGLEANNPTGWGVSLTLTSVGRNQFSTTTGRYVGRQLGIVLDNKVRSAPNIRERIRGDASITGSFTDKQAKDLAIVLKAGALPAPVKIIEERSVGPTLGSDSIRRGFMAALVGALLVTFFMLIYYRASGVIAVLAMIVNVIILMAFMPLLKQTLTLPGIAGIVLTIGVSVDANVLIFERIREEIRNKKTITAAVVAGYNRAWVTILDAHVTAFLSSLCLFIFGTGPIKGFAVTFSVGLVANLFTAVFMTRYVFDAMTARRRMDTLSI; this is encoded by the coding sequence ATGCGTTCCCTCGGTAATTGGCGCTTGCTGCTGAGCGTAAGCGTCGTGTTGGCGTCCCTCGCCTATCTTTACCCCAGCTTCCAGTATCACTACCAGTTCACCGACGCACAGCGGAGGATGACCACCGACCCGAAGGTGAACAGCGTCCGCGACAACGCCATCCACCTGGGGCTCGACCTGCAGGGCGGGATCCACCTGGTGCTCGAGGTGGACGCGTCCAAGCTCGGCAAGGCCGAGGCGGCCGACGCGGTGGACCGCGCCATCGAGATCATCCGGAACCGCGTGGACCAGTTCGGCGTGGCGGAGCCGCTGATCCAGAAGGAGTCGGGCAACCGGATCGTGATCCAGCTGCCCGGGATGAACGACCCCGAGCGCGCCAAGGAACTCATCGGCCAGACGGCGCTGCTCGAGTTCAAGCTGGTCCGCACCGCCCCCGAGACGCAGCAGGCGCTCGACAAGGTGGACGCCTACTTCAGGACCCGCCAGGCGCTGCTCCCGCCCAGCACCACCGGCAAGCCGGCGTCCGTGGACTCCATGACCACCGGCCACGCCCTGACCTCCATGGCCCAGGCCGGCGAGAAGGGCGCGGTGTTCTTCGCGCAGGTGGACCTGCAGCGGGCCCAGGCGCTGGTGGAGATCGCACGGCGAGACAGCGGCCTGTTGGGAGACACCGACCTGGTGTGGGGCGAGGAGAACGACGCCAGCGCCGGCATCACCGGCCGCTACCTCTACGCCGTCAAGCGCGAGGCGGAGCTGACCGGCGGCATCGTGGCCAACGCGGTGCCCAAGATCGGCCTCGAGGCCAACAACCCCACCGGCTGGGGCGTTTCGCTCACGCTCACCAGCGTGGGGCGCAACCAGTTCAGCACCACCACCGGCCGCTACGTGGGCCGCCAGCTGGGCATCGTGCTGGACAACAAGGTGCGCAGCGCGCCGAACATCCGCGAGCGCATCCGGGGCGACGCCTCCATCACCGGTAGCTTCACCGACAAGCAGGCCAAGGACCTCGCGATCGTGCTCAAGGCGGGTGCCCTGCCGGCCCCGGTGAAGATCATCGAGGAGCGCTCGGTGGGGCCGACGCTGGGCTCCGACTCCATCCGCAGGGGTTTCATGGCCGCCCTCGTGGGTGCCCTGCTGGTGACCTTCTTCATGCTGATCTACTACCGCGCCTCCGGCGTCATCGCGGTGCTGGCGATGATCGTGAACGTGATCATCCTGATGGCGTTCATGCCGCTGCTCAAGCAGACGCTCACGCTCCCGGGCATCGCGGGGATTGTGCTCACCATCGGCGTCTCGGTGGACGCCAACGTGCTGATCTTCGAGCGCATCCGGGAGGAGATTCGAAACAAGAAGACGATCACCGCGGCGGTGGTGGCGGGCTACAACCGGGCGTGGGTCACCATCCTGGACGCCCACGTGACCGCGTTCCTGAGCTCGCTGTGCCTGTTCATCTTCGGGACGGGGCCCATCAAGGGCTTCGCCGTCACCTTCTCGGTCGGCCTCGTGGCCAACCTGTTCACGGCCGTGTTCATGACCCGCTACGTGTTCGACGCGATGACCGCGCGCCGGCGGATGGACACACTCAGCATCTAA
- the secF gene encoding protein translocase subunit SecF, with product MLQIFHNTNFDFMGRRKFAYLFSATLIVLSTVSLVLHGGPRLGIDFTGGTLMQVRFAQTAPMSDIRSAVDEAGFTGTELQAINNTNDIMIRIHQREAGADPFGRVNLALQKKFPGNKVTLLRQENVGPKIGKELGTKAMQAICFSLGMILIYIAIRYEWKFALGAVLALAHDVYITLGLISIFDKEFTLTVMAALLTIAGYSNNDTIVVLDRIRERAKVLRREALAHVINLSVNETLSRTVITSLTVTLAVLALFLFGGEVIHDFSFAMLVGVVFGTYSSVYVASALALDITLMRMKDTTVASGGKKAPAKG from the coding sequence ATGCTCCAGATCTTCCATAACACGAACTTCGATTTCATGGGCCGGCGGAAGTTCGCGTACCTGTTCTCCGCCACCCTGATCGTGCTCTCCACGGTCTCGCTCGTGCTTCACGGCGGGCCCCGGCTGGGCATTGACTTCACCGGCGGCACGCTGATGCAGGTCCGCTTCGCGCAGACGGCGCCGATGTCCGACATCCGCTCCGCGGTGGACGAGGCCGGCTTCACCGGCACCGAGCTGCAGGCGATCAACAACACCAACGACATCATGATCCGGATCCACCAGCGCGAAGCCGGCGCCGACCCGTTCGGCCGCGTGAACCTGGCGCTGCAGAAGAAGTTCCCGGGCAACAAGGTGACGCTGCTGCGCCAGGAGAACGTGGGCCCCAAGATCGGCAAGGAGCTCGGCACCAAGGCGATGCAGGCCATCTGTTTCTCGCTGGGCATGATCCTGATCTACATCGCCATCCGCTACGAGTGGAAGTTCGCCCTGGGCGCGGTGCTGGCGCTGGCCCACGACGTCTACATCACGCTGGGGCTGATCTCCATTTTCGACAAGGAGTTCACGCTCACGGTGATGGCCGCGCTGCTCACCATCGCGGGCTATTCCAACAACGACACCATCGTGGTGCTGGACCGTATCCGCGAGCGCGCCAAGGTGCTCCGCCGCGAGGCGCTGGCCCACGTGATCAATCTCTCGGTGAACGAGACGCTGTCGCGGACCGTCATCACCTCCCTGACGGTGACGCTGGCGGTGCTGGCGCTGTTCCTGTTCGGCGGCGAGGTGATCCACGACTTCTCCTTCGCCATGCTGGTGGGCGTGGTGTTCGGGACGTACTCGTCGGTGTACGTGGCCTCCGCCCTGGCGCTGGACATCACCCTGATGCGCATGAAGGACACCACCGTGGCCTCGGGCGGGAAGAAGGCGCCGGCGAAGGGCTAG
- a CDS encoding class I SAM-dependent methyltransferase, with protein sequence MSDPSRGELDRIRTLYAADFDMESRGPESPWHPLNPVSIYYRHAQERAIASVFHECGLDPRGLRALDVGCGSGGFLRHLVSLGARPEDLCGVDLLEARVRIARRVCPQGMQLHEGSADSLPCSDASFDLVSQFTVFSSVLEDGLLGRIAAEALRVLKPGGHLLWYDLRRGNGTTTRGFETHHVAALFPGCEARALRALHSPGAMRLAPKVPLLLDLLDRVQALPKTHYLAMLQKPG encoded by the coding sequence ATGTCCGACCCCTCCCGCGGGGAACTCGACCGCATCCGGACGCTGTACGCCGCCGACTTCGACATGGAGTCCCGCGGACCTGAAAGCCCGTGGCACCCGCTGAACCCGGTCTCGATCTACTACCGCCACGCGCAGGAGCGCGCGATCGCCTCCGTGTTCCACGAGTGCGGCCTGGATCCCCGGGGCCTGCGCGCCCTTGATGTGGGGTGCGGCTCCGGGGGCTTCCTGCGCCACCTCGTCTCGCTCGGCGCGCGACCCGAAGACCTTTGCGGCGTGGACCTGCTTGAGGCGCGCGTGCGCATCGCGCGCCGGGTATGCCCGCAGGGCATGCAGCTGCACGAGGGAAGCGCGGACTCGCTGCCCTGTTCCGACGCGAGCTTCGACCTGGTGAGCCAGTTCACGGTGTTCTCGTCGGTGCTGGAGGACGGGCTGCTGGGCAGGATCGCCGCGGAGGCGCTGCGGGTGTTGAAGCCGGGAGGCCACCTGCTGTGGTACGACCTGCGGCGCGGCAACGGGACCACCACCCGGGGCTTCGAGACGCACCACGTCGCCGCGCTATTCCCCGGCTGCGAGGCCCGTGCGCTGCGCGCGCTGCACTCCCCGGGCGCGATGCGCCTGGCTCCGAAGGTGCCGTTGCTGCTGGATCTCCTGGACCGCGTGCAGGCGCTGCCGAAGACGCACTACCTGGCAATGCTGCAGAAGCCCGGCTGA
- a CDS encoding DUF4159 domain-containing protein, with protein MKVHPSPKTIRAATGLILAALASLALAAPLAAQSPAPGAQPAKPPSRPQPRQQPRGIPLPAPLPPGRVQPGARQVTASPEGFAIAQLKYGGGGDWYADETSISALLEALKERTAVKVARSERVVVSAGDEQLFNFPFLYIVGHGNIKFTPLEVERLRAYLTGGGFLWANDDFGMDPSFRRELKRVMPGDSLVELPFDHEIYRSFYKIEGGLPKIHEHDEGPPKGLGLYHGGRLVVFYDFDTDIGDGIEDPEMHKDPPEKREAAMKVAINIVMYALTH; from the coding sequence ATGAAGGTCCACCCGAGCCCGAAGACGATCCGCGCCGCGACCGGCCTCATCCTGGCCGCGCTCGCCTCGCTCGCCCTCGCCGCGCCGCTGGCCGCGCAGTCCCCGGCCCCGGGCGCGCAGCCCGCGAAGCCGCCGTCCCGACCGCAGCCGCGGCAGCAGCCGCGCGGCATCCCGCTGCCCGCGCCGCTTCCTCCCGGTCGCGTCCAGCCCGGGGCGCGCCAGGTCACCGCCTCGCCCGAGGGCTTCGCCATCGCGCAGCTCAAGTACGGCGGGGGCGGGGACTGGTACGCCGATGAGACCTCCATCAGCGCGCTGCTGGAGGCGTTGAAGGAGCGAACCGCGGTGAAGGTGGCGCGCTCGGAGCGGGTGGTGGTTTCGGCCGGCGACGAGCAGCTCTTCAACTTCCCGTTTCTCTACATCGTGGGCCACGGCAATATCAAGTTCACCCCGCTTGAAGTGGAGCGCCTGCGCGCCTATCTCACCGGGGGCGGATTCCTGTGGGCCAACGACGACTTCGGCATGGATCCGTCGTTCCGCCGCGAGCTGAAGCGCGTCATGCCCGGCGACTCGCTGGTGGAACTGCCGTTCGACCACGAGATCTACAGATCGTTCTACAAGATCGAGGGCGGCCTGCCCAAGATCCACGAGCACGACGAGGGCCCGCCCAAGGGCCTCGGCCTCTACCACGGAGGCCGGCTGGTGGTGTTCTACGACTTCGACACCGACATCGGCGACGGCATCGAGGACCCCGAGATGCACAAGGACCCGCCCGAGAAGCGGGAGGCGGCGATGAAGGTGGCGATCAACATCGTGATGTACGCGCTGACGCACTGA
- a CDS encoding PhzF family phenazine biosynthesis protein yields the protein MPIPIHQVDAFTAEPFRGNPAAVCLLPAPRDEAWMQAVAAEMNLAETAFLVRRADGFDLRWFTPEVEVDLCGHATLASAHMLWETGLLKPGEPARFHTRSGLLTAERRGEEIELNFPSTPPQPADLPPGLAEALGATPKYTGKSRFDYLVEVATEAEVRSLRPDHAKVALAKVRGVMVTAAASTAGFDFVSRFFAPGSGIAEDPVTGSAHCCLTPFWSARLGKTQMMAWQASKRGGALRVTLDGDRVRLGGRAVTVLRGELLQRLR from the coding sequence ATGCCCATCCCCATCCACCAGGTGGACGCCTTCACCGCGGAGCCGTTCCGCGGCAACCCCGCCGCCGTCTGCCTGCTTCCCGCTCCTCGCGACGAGGCCTGGATGCAGGCGGTGGCCGCCGAGATGAACCTGGCCGAGACCGCCTTCCTGGTGCGCCGCGCCGACGGCTTCGACCTGCGCTGGTTCACGCCCGAGGTGGAAGTGGACCTGTGCGGCCACGCCACGCTGGCCAGCGCGCACATGCTGTGGGAGACGGGGCTGCTGAAGCCGGGCGAGCCGGCGCGGTTCCACACGCGCAGCGGTCTGCTGACCGCCGAGCGGCGCGGCGAGGAGATCGAGCTCAACTTCCCGTCCACCCCGCCGCAGCCGGCGGACCTTCCTCCCGGCCTGGCCGAAGCTCTGGGTGCCACGCCGAAGTACACCGGGAAGAGCCGCTTCGACTACCTGGTCGAGGTGGCCACCGAGGCGGAGGTGCGCTCGCTCCGGCCGGACCACGCAAAGGTGGCCCTGGCGAAGGTGCGCGGCGTGATGGTGACCGCGGCCGCCTCCACCGCGGGCTTCGATTTCGTGTCGCGCTTCTTCGCGCCCGGCTCGGGCATCGCCGAGGACCCGGTCACCGGCTCCGCCCACTGCTGCCTGACCCCGTTCTGGTCCGCGCGGCTGGGGAAGACGCAGATGATGGCGTGGCAGGCGTCGAAGCGCGGCGGCGCTTTGCGGGTGACGCTGGACGGAGACCGCGTGCGGCTGGGCGGGCGCGCGGTGACGGTGTTGCGCGGGGAATTGCTCCAAAGGCTGCGATGA